AAAAAGCCTTAGGTGCGATTTCTTGGCGCATGGCAAAAACCCTGCTCCACCACACATTATTGTGAAAAATTTCTCCGAACCCGAAAAACATATTATTGAAAATAGACAACAGAGCCACCGGCATAAAAACTTGCAAAAGCATGGGCTGTTCCGTGCTAAGCTGAGCATGAACGTCATCTATGTCTACTTTTATCAGAACTAGAGTTCCGACAACGACCACGCCTATCAAAATAATGATGCTTTGGACGAAGTCAGTCCCTATGACTGCATAGAGTCCTCCAAATAGTGTATAGACGACACATACCAATAAAATGGAACTCATCCCAATGACATAGTCTAATCCGGAGAGAGCATTAAGAACAACTCCCCCTGCTATAGCCATGCTGACGAGCCATGCTAACGAGTAGGTAGCAGAGATTATTAGAAATATAATCCAAGCAACTTTCCCGTAACGGAGGCGGATGAAGTCACCGCTTGTGTATCCATTAGGAATAAGTTGTCGAATACGAAACGCCATAGGTGCAAATAGGAAAAGCCCGAAGCTTGCTGTGGCATAAGCAATGAGTCCCCAGATGCCCATTTGAACTGCAAATTGGGGTGCTAGCATGACAGTATTTGAGGTAACCCATGTAGCCATAGCTGTAGCGGCTCCTAGAGCTAATCCCACGTTGCGACCGGCTAGCATGAAACCATCTAAGTTTTTAGCTTTGCGTCCCCAGAAAATACCCATAGCAATCCAGGCTAATCCAAAAGTGATGAGAAGAATAAGTGCTATGTCTGGTGAAAGCATGGAATAAAGAAAAACGATTTAGTTCGCAGAGGCTGACGAAGTCTGCCGGGCTTTCAGGTGTCCTTGAATAATAGCAAGTATAGTTGCAACTAGCCCAATAGTTCCTATTGTGAGAAGTAAAGTTACCTTCGATCTGATGGGATAGTTAACTTGGACGGTCAAAGGCTTGGACCACTGATTTCTTGCGATTTGCTGCTTGATACGGAAGTAGGTGGAACCCTCTTTCAGTCCAGAAATAAAGGTGCGGTTAGCTGCGCCCTCATAAATGACAATAGCATTTGAGAAATCTGGGTTAGAAGATTGTTCTATGATGAATTCAGAGGTAGATGAAGCCTCAGGCCATTCTAGAACAAGGTGACCTTGATCAGTCTGAATAGGAGATTGGTTTTTAAATTCAATAGCATGAGTTTCATATGTGGCAGTGAAATAGCATAGGATAATAAGCACAAAAATACTTTTACCAAACTTGTGGGGGGAATGCCTCATGACTTTCTAGTCGTGTGAATTTAAATCATGACAGAGCTTTATGCAAAGGTTTTCTCTGTTTGGTTGGTTTATAGCTGCTGAAAAAATCATGGTACTTGAATTGGGTTAATCATTTGTTGTTATCTTGCGAATATGTTATTAGATCTACATAGATTATTTTAGAGTTCATGCATTTGTTGCCATCGATAAATTTGCCAAGATTAAAAGCTGAGTTGAAAGAGCTCAGTGAGATTGGCCGTCATAAGGAGGACCATGGTATTTACCGAATGGCTTTTACGGATGCAGATATGCAAGCTCGTCAATGGTTTATGAAAAAAATGCGGGATCTGGGCATGGCTATTCGTATGGATGGCGCAGGAAATGTTATCGGGCATTGGCCTAGCTATAATGACCGCCCGTGCGTGATGACAGGTTCACATTTGGATTCGGTCCCTTGCGGAGGACATCTTGATGGTAGCTTAGGTGCTTTGATCTCACTTGAGGCGGTTAGGCGTATCATAGAAGAAGGCTTTCGTCCGGAGTATCCGTTTGAGGTCATTGCAACAAGTGATGAAGAAGGGCGCTTTGGCGGGATGTTTGGAGCACAAGCATTGTGTGGAGATTTAACTCCGGAGAGCATTTTGGCGGCAGAGGACTTAAATGGAGTCAAATTGACTGAAGAAATGAAGCGGCATGGAATGGACCCACTAGGTGCTTTAGAGGCTCGCCGTGAACCTGGCAGTATTCATAGTTTTCTGGAAGTGCATATTGAACAGGGACCTGTTTTGAATAATCTTAATAAGGAAGTGGGTATTGTCGAAGAAATTACCGGACTCTTTAGGTGGAAGGCTCAGCTTATTGGAAATGCAAATCATGCTGGAACAACTCCTATGGATATGAGGCAAGATGCTTTCATGGGCCTTGCTGACTTTGCTCATGAGATAGAGCGCGTTTTGGAGGAAGATGGATCAGAGAAAAGCCGAGCAACTGTGGGCAATGTTTCTTTATCACCTGGTGCGGCGAATACCGTTTCGGGCA
This portion of the Verrucomicrobiota bacterium genome encodes:
- a CDS encoding sodium:solute symporter family protein, producing MLSPDIALILLITFGLAWIAMGIFWGRKAKNLDGFMLAGRNVGLALGAATAMATWVTSNTVMLAPQFAVQMGIWGLIAYATASFGLFLFAPMAFRIRQLIPNGYTSGDFIRLRYGKVAWIIFLIISATYSLAWLVSMAIAGGVVLNALSGLDYVIGMSSILLVCVVYTLFGGLYAVIGTDFVQSIIILIGVVVVGTLVLIKVDIDDVHAQLSTEQPMLLQVFMPVALLSIFNNMFFGFGEIFHNNVWWSRVFAMRQEIAPKAFFLSGLFWFPIPIAAGFIGLCAGALSINIPDPNMTGPLIASQVLGKAGAIVVFIVVFCSLASSIDSLLAATSDLFAEDVVRKMIKPDISENQLRKLSSVIIISLGVLTWALSFNKANLLEVLFRSGPLVGSAIWPVIAGLYWQKASSLGAILAMIGGSVAGSIAYELSGWYTATLISTMISMVIVFLARCINPIHFDWATLQEKSKTA
- a CDS encoding Zn-dependent hydrolase; this translates as MHLLPSINLPRLKAELKELSEIGRHKEDHGIYRMAFTDADMQARQWFMKKMRDLGMAIRMDGAGNVIGHWPSYNDRPCVMTGSHLDSVPCGGHLDGSLGALISLEAVRRIIEEGFRPEYPFEVIATSDEEGRFGGMFGAQALCGDLTPESILAAEDLNGVKLTEEMKRHGMDPLGALEARREPGSIHSFLEVHIEQGPVLNNLNKEVGIVEEITGLFRWKAQLIGNANHAGTTPMDMRQDAFMGLADFAHEIERVLEEDGSEKSRATVGNVSLSPGAANTVSGSAEFSLDVRDTDPEVLGRLEDSFRKVLSNIARKKGLMFEFERVSKIDPVKCDPRIVNIIDESASKLGLKAMRMPSGAAHDSQIIASIANVGMIFVPSKDGRSHSPAEWTSWQDIEAGANLALRSLMQMAEIKINKVDRN